Within Terriglobales bacterium, the genomic segment GCTGGAGAGGCAGACGGCGTGCGTCACTTGGGCTTGCTCCAGGGCGGCGGCCAGCGAGTCGGTCACCCGGCGGTAGTGGGCGAGCACGTCGGGAGCGGTGAGGTCGGGCGGGACCATGACGTAAACCGCACGGGCGCCGGCGAAGGCGCGGGCCAGAGCGGTGGAGTCGGTGACGTCGCAGGCGAAAGGCTCTGCACCGCGGGCGGCGAGTCCTTTCAGGCGCTCGGCGCTGCGGCCCAGCACCCGGACTTTCTGTTTTTCCTGGAGCAGGGCTTCGGCGGTGATTTTGCCGGTGTTGCCGGTGGCGCCGGTGAGGACGTACATGGGGGACCTCCGCGGAGTTGGATGGCGGGGAAGGTTTCAAGGTTTCAAGGTTTCAAGGTTTCAAGGTTTCAAGGTTTCAACGCGATCGGGTCATCGGGTCATTGGAAAAGCAGATCCCTCGTCGCGGCGCGACTCGGGATGACAAGCGCTAACTCCTAACTCCTAATTACAAACTCCTTAGGTGGCGGCTGCGGGCAGTTGCTTCAGCAACGCCGCGGCTTTGCGGAACCAGGGGCGCTCGCGGCGGCGCAGGTAGGAGGGCATGGTGGGCTTCTTGGCCAGGATGCGCTGCGCCCAGTCGCGGGCCTCGGCGGGGTGCTGCTGCGCGGCCAGGAAGCAGGCGTAGTTGTACTGCGTCTCGGAGAGGGTGGAGATGCGCAGCACCTCAGCGAAGAGAGCGGCAGCTTTCTCCGCCCGGCCGGTCTTGCCGTAGGCGTGGGCCAGCAGGCCGCGGGCGCGGTGGTAGTCGTAGGTGGGGTCCTTGGCCACCACCCGCTCCAGGTCGGGGAGGGCGGCGGCGAAGTCGCCCAGCTCGAGTTCGCAAAGAGCGCGGCGGTAGAAGGGATCGAGCGAGTCGGTGCGGGTGGAGATGGAACGGTCGAAGTACTGGCGGGCGAGGGCGAACTTGCCGTCCTCGAAATAGAGTTCGGCCAGCTCCTCGCAGTTGGCGGGCGAGGGATTGTCGAGGATCATGGCCTCGAGCTGGCGGATGCGCTTGCGCCGGGGAAAGACCTTGAAAGTGGCGCGCAGCAGCCCCAGGTCGGGCAGCGCCTCGACCACCAGGTAGACCGCCGCGCCCACCGGTCCCAGAAAGATGATGATGAAGAGCCAGTAGGTGTCGGGGCGGCGGCGGATGAAGTGGATGATGGCCAGGGCCTGCAACAGCAGGCCCAACGGGCCGAAGGAGTAGAGCAGGTGGGTCATGGGAAGCGGGGACTATAGCAGGAGAAAGGAGTTGGGAGCTAGTAGTTAGGAGTTAGCGGGAGGGGTCAGGGGTCAGGAAAAGCACCCAGACTTGCAGCCAACTCCTAACTACAAACTCCTAACTCCTACCACAAGGGCTCGCCCTTCTTATCGCGGAAGGTATAGGTGACCTGGCCCTTCTTGATGGTGCGGGCGAGGAAGGTGTCCTTGCCGTCCATCTGGACCACGGAGCCGGTGACCTCGACCTCGTCGCCCACGGCAAAGCCGAACTGGTATTCGGTGAGGAACTTGCCGGCGGCGACGTGCACTTCAACCACACCCTTCTCGGTCTTGACCTCCAGGTGATAGCCGGCGGGCCCGCCGATCTTGCAGGCAAAGGTCTTGATCTCCTGCACCGTGCCCTTGATGGTGGTCTCGGTGGCGGGGTCGTACTTGGGGGCGGCGCCGGCCTGCGGCGGCTTGGGGCCGGCGGCGGCGGCGGAGAGCGCCAGGGCGGCGACCAGGACGAACAGCGACAGCGCGTGGTAGAGGGCCTTCACGGCAGCACCTCCCGGCAGCGACTCGCTGCCAGCTCAAGCCTAGCGCGGCCGCGGGACGCAAACCGTGACTGATGTCACAAGTGGATGTGATGGAAAGAAGCTCTTAGCTCTTAGCTCTCAGTTCTTGGCACTCGCTGCTGGCTCCTGGCTCAGGGCATAGAAGGAGGGGCGTCCCGTATACTGAAGGGCTTTTTCGGCGGGCGCTCATGGGATGGTTCCGGAAGAAAGAGAAGCAGGAGCACAAGGTGCTGCGGCAGGCGGCGCAGGCGGCCGGCCGGGTGACGCCCGAGTACCACCGCGCCACCCCCGAGTGTCCCCATCCCGAGCGCTGGAGCATGCTCGACTCCATGACCGCGGAGGTGGAGGTGCTGGAGTTCCTGCGCGCGCTGGTGCTGACGCTGAAGCCGGAGCTGATCGTGGAGACCGGGACCTTCCGCGGCATCTCGACCATCCGCATGGCGGAGGCGCTGCGCGAGAACGGCCTGGGGCGGATCGTGAGCTGCGAGTCCGATCCCCTGGTGCTGGCCAAGGCGCAGGAGACCATCGCCGCCTCGGGGGTGGCCGAGTGGATCGAATTGCGCAACCAGTCCAGCCTGGAGATGAAGGTGGAGGGCACCATCGACCTGTTCTTCAGCGACAGCGACCTGCCCGTCCGCGAGCAGGAGGTGCGGCGCTTCCTGCCGCAGATCAACCCCCACGGGCTGATCCTGATGCACGACGCCTCCTCGCACCTGAAGCAGGTGCGGGAGGCGGCGCTCAGGCTGGAGGAGGAAGGGCTGCTCTCGGTGGTGCTGCTGCCCACGCCGCGCGGCCTGGTGGTGGCGCAGAAGCGGGCGGGGCGGAAGTAGCGGGAGCGGGAGCGTGGGCGAGAGCCGGTGCGACCTGGTCATCGTGGGCGGCGGGATCGTGGGGCTGGCCACGGCGCTGGCCCTGCTCCAGCGGCGGCCGCGCCTGCGCCTCGTCGTCCTGGAAAAGGAAGCGCGGCTGGCCGCCCACCAGAGCGGCCACAACAGCGGCGTAATCCACTCCGGCATCTACTACAAGCCGGGCTCGCTCAAGGCGGAGACCTGCGTGGAAGGCGCGACCGCCATGCTGGAGTTCTGCCGCGCGCACGGCATCCCCCACCGGGTCTGCGGCAAGGTGGTAGTGGCCACGTCCCAAGAGGAAGTGCCGGCGCTGGAGGAGTTGCGGCGGCGGGGCGAGGCCAACGGCGTCGCCGGGCTGCGCATGCTGAGCGCGGAGGAGTTGCGGGCGATCGAGCCCCATGCCGCCGGGGTGCGCGCGCTGCAGGTCCCGGGAACGGCGATCACCGACTACACCGCGGTCTGCGAGAAGTACGCGGAATTGCTGCGCGCGGCGGGCGGCGAGGTGCGCACCGGGGCCCGGGTCACCGGCATCGTGCGGCGCGGCGGCGAGACCGTGGTGGAGACCAGCGCGGGCGAGGTGCGCGCCCGTTTCTTGGTCAATTGCGCCGGGCTGCACTCCGACCGCATCGCGCGGATGGCGGGAGCGGATCCGGGAGTGCGCATCGTGCCCTTCCGCGGGGAGTACTACGAATTGCGGCCCGCGGCGCAGGCGCTGGTGCGCGGGCTCATCTACCCCGTCCCCGACCCCAAGTTCCCCTTCCTGGGGGTGCATCTGACGCCGCGGGTGCAGGGCGGAGTGGAGGCGGGACCGAACGCGGTGCTGGCGCTCAAGCGCGAGGGCTACGGGAAGCTAAGCTTCAGCCCGCGGGACGCGGCCGCGACCTTGTTCTACGGCGGCTTCTGGCGTCTGGCGGGACGCTACTGGCGCTCGGGCGCGGGCGAGATGGCGCGCTCCTTCCTCAAGAGCAGGTTCGTGCGCGCGTTGCAGAAGCTGGTGCCGGAGCTGCGGAGCGGGGACCTGGGGCCCGGGGGCGCGGGAGTGCGGGCGCAGGCGGTGGACGCCAGCGGGGCGCTGGTGGACGACTTCCGCATGGTGCGCGGCGAAGGCGCGATCCACGTGCTCAATGTGCCCTCGCCGGCGGCTACCGCCTCGCTGGCCATCGGAAAAAGGATCGCGCAGATGATGGAAGAGGCGCTTCGCTCTTAGCTCTTCGTAGCGGGACGCGGGGAGTTGAGCAGGATGTCGCGCAGGGAGACCAGGCCCTTGACGCGGCCGTTCTCGCAGACGGGCAGGTGGCGGAAGCCGTACTCCTTCATCAGGAAGAGGCAGTTCTCGACCGGCTCGGCGGGAGGCACGGTGCGCGGGTTGGCGGTCATGACCTCGGCCACCGGGGTCAGGCCGGGGCTGCGCCCCGCCGCCACCACCCGCCGCAGCAGGTCGCGCTCGGAAAAGATGCCCACCAACTCGCCCGCGCGCAGCACGGCGACCGCGCCCACGTTGCGCTCGTTCATCAGGCGAGCCGCCTCCAGCACCGTCTGATCGTGCTGAACGGTGAGGATCTTCTGCTCCTTCACCAGGTCGTTGACCACAGCCATGGGATTGCTCCTCTGCCCAGGGAGGATGAGTCAGTTTCTCCCAAATCGGAAGGGGTTGCAAGGGGAGTCGCCAGCAGCCAGGAGCCGGTCGCCAGAGTCGCCTGGCTTGCCCGTCGCCGCGCTCCAGGTCGCTCGGCGCGGATTTTTCCCGCTCCTTCCCCCCGGCGCGCGGCCCCCGCGAACGCACGCGGGAGGCGGATTTGCGTCACGGCGGATTGTGACCCGGGTCACTGCCCGCAGCCCAGAGAGGGCGCAAGGTAGGAGTCCAGAGGGTTGGGCCCTCCCTGCTCCATGTCTCCGAGGCATGTGACGGGGCCGGCCACCCGAGGAGCCCGCATGAGCCAACCGGCGAAGAAGCTCGCCCCCAAGATCGCAGAAGACCTGCTGGTCTGCCCGCTGTGCCATGGCAAGGGCCTGGCCCCGCGGGCCGAGGCCTCGCGCTACCTGGCGGAGAACGTGGGCTCGGGGCTGGGTTCGCCCGCCCCGCAGAGCTGCGAAGACCATGCCGCGGCCACCACCGGCAAGGGCGGCCATGCCCGGCAGGTGCGCAACTATCCCTCCGCCGAAGTGCTGTGGCGCAGGAGTCCCAAGGAGTAGCCAGGAGCGAAAGGCGCTGCCATGCCCCAGATCGAATCCGCAGAAGCTCAGCAGCAGCTGGAACAGACCCTCGAACACTTTCCCGACCGGCGCGCCAGCCTTATTCCCCTGCTGCAGGAGATCCAGACCACCTTCTACTACCTGCCCGAGCCGGCGCTGCGGCGGGTGGCGCGCAAGCTGCGCATGACCCTGCCCGAGGTCTACCAGGTGGCCACCTTCTACCGCTGCTTCAGCCTGAAGCCGCGGGGCAAGCACCTGCTGCAGGTGTGCCTGGGGACGGCCTGCCACGTGCGCGGAGCGCCACGAGTGATGGACCGGGTGCTGACCGACCTGAAGCTGAGCCAGCCCGGTACCACCCCCGACTGCCAGTTCACCGTGCTGGGAGTGCGCTGCGTGGGCTGCTGCGGCCTGGCCCCGGTGGTGCGCGTGGACAACAACACCCATCCTCACATGTCGCAGGCCAAGGTCAAGGGGATGCTGAGGAAGTACGCCCCGCCCGCGGGCGAGGCGCCCAAGATGCAGGCGGAAGCCGAAGGAGAGAGCGATGCTGCCGCTGAGGTCGGTTAAGGAGCTGGAGACATTCCGGGCGCAGTGCCGCGAAGGACACGATCCCCAGCGGCCCTGCCTCACGGTGTGCGCGGGCAGCGGCTGCACCGCCAGCGGCGCCCATGAAGTGCTGGCGGGCCTGCGCGCGGAACTGGCGCAGCGCGGGCTGGAAGGCGCCATCGACGTCAAGAGCACCGGCTGCCACGGCTTCTGCGAGCGCGGTCCCCTGATGATCATCTGGCCGGAGGGCACCTTCTACAACCAGGTGACCGTCCACCACGTGCGCGAGATCGTGGCCAGCGTCGGCAACGGGCGCCAGCCGGTGGAGAAGCTGCTGTACGTGGACCCGGCCAGCGGGCGGCGCGTGCTCAAGGAAGACGAAGTCCCCTTCTACGCCCGCCAGCAGCGCATCCTCTTCGGCAACAACGGGCGCATCGATCCCAAGGAGATCCGCGACTACCTGCAGGTGGGCGGCTACCAGGCGCTGGGCGGCGTGCTCTCGGGCCGGAGCGCGGAAGAGGTGGTCGGGGAGATCACGCGCTCAGGGCTGCGGGGACGCGGCGGCGCGGGCTTCCCCACCGGGGTGAAGTGGAGCGTGGCGCGGCAGAACCCGGCGCCCCGCTACGTCATCTGCAACGCCGACGAGGGCGACCCCGGGGCTTTCATGGACCGCAGCCTGCTGGAAGGCAATCCCCACAGTGTGATCGAGGGCATGATCATCGGGGCGTATGCCCTGGAAGCGGAGGAAGGCTTCGTCTACGTGCGCGCCGAGTATCCGCTGGCGGTGGAGCATCTGCGAGCGGCGCTGCAGCAGGCGGAGGAGTGCGGCCTGCTGGGCGACGATATCCTGGGCAGCGGAAAGAGATTCAAGATCAACGTGGTGGAGGGCGCGGGCGCCTTCGTGTGCGGCGAGGAGACGGCGCTGATCGCCTCCATCGAAGGGCGGGTGGGCGAGCCCCATCCCCGGCCTCCCTACCCCGCGCAGAAGGGCCTGTGGGGCCGGCCCACGGTGATCAACAACGTCAAGACCTGGGCCAGCGTGCCGCAGATCCTGAACCGGGGCGCGGAGTGGTATGCCTCGATCGGCACGGAGAAGAGCAAAGGCACCATGGTCTTCTCCCTGGTGGGCAAGATCAACAACACCGGCCTGGTGGAAGTCCCCATGGGCATCACCCTGCGGGAGATGATCTACGAGATCGGGGGCGGCATCCCCGGAGGGAAGCAGCTCAAGGCCATCCAGATCGGAGGTCCGTCGGGGGGCTGCATCCCGGCCACCCTGATCGATCTGCCCATCGATTACGAGCGGCTGCGCGAGGCCGGCTCCATGATGGGCTCCGGCGGCATGGTGGTGATGGATGAGTCCACCTGCATGGTGGACGTGGCCCGTTACTTCATGGAGTTCCTGGAAGACGAGTCCTGCGGGCAGTGCTTCCCCTGCCGGGAAGGGACGCAGCGCATGCGGCAGATCCTCACCCGCATCTGCCGCGGCCAGGGCCTGGAGGAGGACCTGCCGGTGCTGGAGGACCTGGGCTGGCTGATGCAGCAGGCCTCGCTGTGCGGGCTGGGGCAGACCGCCGCCAACCCGGTGCTGACCACCCTGCGCTACTTCCGGGACGAGTACCTGGCGCACATCCGCGACCACGTGTGTCCCGCCAAGGTCTGCAAGGAACTCATCTACTACGAGATCGAGCCCACGCTGTGCGATGGCTGCGGGGCCTGCGTGAAGGTGTGCGCCGGCGACGCCATCCTGGGCGAAAAGAAGAAGGTGCACACCATCGACCGGGCCAAGTGCACGCGCTGCGGCGCCTGCCTGGAGGTGTGCCAACCCAAGGCAGTGCTGGTATCCACAGGAGCAATGGCGTGCCGAACCTAACCATCAACGGCATCAAGGTCGAAGTGGAGCGCGGCACCAGCGTGCTGGAGGCGGCGCGTTTCCTGGGCATCCCCATCCCTACCCTCTGCCACGAGGACGGGCTGCTGCCGGCGGGAGCCTGCCGCCTGTGCGTGGTGGAGGTGCAC encodes:
- a CDS encoding NAD(P)H-binding protein, coding for MYVLTGATGNTGKITAEALLQEKQKVRVLGRSAERLKGLAARGAEPFACDVTDSTALARAFAGARAVYVMVPPDLTAPDVLAHYRRVTDSLAAALEQAQVTHAVCLSS
- a CDS encoding tetratricopeptide repeat protein → MTHLLYSFGPLGLLLQALAIIHFIRRRPDTYWLFIIIFLGPVGAAVYLVVEALPDLGLLRATFKVFPRRKRIRQLEAMILDNPSPANCEELAELYFEDGKFALARQYFDRSISTRTDSLDPFYRRALCELELGDFAAALPDLERVVAKDPTYDYHRARGLLAHAYGKTGRAEKAAALFAEVLRISTLSETQYNYACFLAAQQHPAEARDWAQRILAKKPTMPSYLRRRERPWFRKAAALLKQLPAAAT
- a CDS encoding class I SAM-dependent methyltransferase; the protein is MGWFRKKEKQEHKVLRQAAQAAGRVTPEYHRATPECPHPERWSMLDSMTAEVEVLEFLRALVLTLKPELIVETGTFRGISTIRMAEALRENGLGRIVSCESDPLVLAKAQETIAASGVAEWIELRNQSSLEMKVEGTIDLFFSDSDLPVREQEVRRFLPQINPHGLILMHDASSHLKQVREAALRLEEEGLLSVVLLPTPRGLVVAQKRAGRK
- the lhgO gene encoding L-2-hydroxyglutarate oxidase translates to MGESRCDLVIVGGGIVGLATALALLQRRPRLRLVVLEKEARLAAHQSGHNSGVIHSGIYYKPGSLKAETCVEGATAMLEFCRAHGIPHRVCGKVVVATSQEEVPALEELRRRGEANGVAGLRMLSAEELRAIEPHAAGVRALQVPGTAITDYTAVCEKYAELLRAAGGEVRTGARVTGIVRRGGETVVETSAGEVRARFLVNCAGLHSDRIARMAGADPGVRIVPFRGEYYELRPAAQALVRGLIYPVPDPKFPFLGVHLTPRVQGGVEAGPNAVLALKREGYGKLSFSPRDAAATLFYGGFWRLAGRYWRSGAGEMARSFLKSRFVRALQKLVPELRSGDLGPGGAGVRAQAVDASGALVDDFRMVRGEGAIHVLNVPSPAATASLAIGKRIAQMMEEALRS
- a CDS encoding CBS domain-containing protein, yielding MAVVNDLVKEQKILTVQHDQTVLEAARLMNERNVGAVAVLRAGELVGIFSERDLLRRVVAAGRSPGLTPVAEVMTANPRTVPPAEPVENCLFLMKEYGFRHLPVCENGRVKGLVSLRDILLNSPRPATKS
- a CDS encoding NAD(P)H-dependent oxidoreductase subunit E, whose protein sequence is MPQIESAEAQQQLEQTLEHFPDRRASLIPLLQEIQTTFYYLPEPALRRVARKLRMTLPEVYQVATFYRCFSLKPRGKHLLQVCLGTACHVRGAPRVMDRVLTDLKLSQPGTTPDCQFTVLGVRCVGCCGLAPVVRVDNNTHPHMSQAKVKGMLRKYAPPAGEAPKMQAEAEGESDAAAEVG
- the nuoF gene encoding NADH-quinone oxidoreductase subunit NuoF; translated protein: MLPLRSVKELETFRAQCREGHDPQRPCLTVCAGSGCTASGAHEVLAGLRAELAQRGLEGAIDVKSTGCHGFCERGPLMIIWPEGTFYNQVTVHHVREIVASVGNGRQPVEKLLYVDPASGRRVLKEDEVPFYARQQRILFGNNGRIDPKEIRDYLQVGGYQALGGVLSGRSAEEVVGEITRSGLRGRGGAGFPTGVKWSVARQNPAPRYVICNADEGDPGAFMDRSLLEGNPHSVIEGMIIGAYALEAEEGFVYVRAEYPLAVEHLRAALQQAEECGLLGDDILGSGKRFKINVVEGAGAFVCGEETALIASIEGRVGEPHPRPPYPAQKGLWGRPTVINNVKTWASVPQILNRGAEWYASIGTEKSKGTMVFSLVGKINNTGLVEVPMGITLREMIYEIGGGIPGGKQLKAIQIGGPSGGCIPATLIDLPIDYERLREAGSMMGSGGMVVMDESTCMVDVARYFMEFLEDESCGQCFPCREGTQRMRQILTRICRGQGLEEDLPVLEDLGWLMQQASLCGLGQTAANPVLTTLRYFRDEYLAHIRDHVCPAKVCKELIYYEIEPTLCDGCGACVKVCAGDAILGEKKKVHTIDRAKCTRCGACLEVCQPKAVLVSTGAMACRT